The following nucleotide sequence is from Glycine max cultivar Williams 82 chromosome 9, Glycine_max_v4.0, whole genome shotgun sequence.
GTAATTTTCCtatattagaggggtgtgtgtgtgttcCACTGTTgttcttattttattgatatttcaattgaaatacattaatttgaaattttctaCTTAATTTCTCAGGATACCTGAATAACGAGGAAGCTACAATGTCAACAATTGATAAAGATGGGTTGGCTACATACTGGAGATGTTGTTTGTTTTGATTATGATGGATATTTACACATATCTGACCGCTTGAAAGATATCATCAAATACAAAAGGCTTTCAGGTATCTAATTTTTGgattaatagttttaattttttattgaaaaaagcaaaataattttgCTTAAATAACAACCTTTGCTcaaacatatacatatacaaaAATAAGTAACTTTTCCCTTGAGACAGCTGAGTTGGTAGGATTGTGGGACATGCAGTGAGTCTGTaggttcaaagttcaaaccccACCCCCTTTCCCCTCCTCTCTGTTGGTTTGGGTTCTTCCTTGGACAACAAATAAATACATTCAGAAGTTGGCAAAAATGCACTCTGTTTGGAACTATACCAGTCTGTACTTATAAATGTAATAATGTATAACAAATACCAATAGGCTTTCTTTATTTGGTGCATATTGGAGCAGCTAGTAGTAGATCACCAGTATTTTGAGATAGATTTTCATGCTTATAAATATCAGACTGAATATTTTTCTCGAGCATCTagtatttgtttaaaaatttcatttacttGGTAAATAACTTTAAAAGCTTCCATGTTCAAATGTGTGGGTATAGTACAACTGTTGTTCAGAGGAACACATGAAATGCTTATTGGATTAATCAAAAATATAATCTAAATCAACTTAGAATGACATGAAATACGTAGtaagaacaataaaaatactgaatgaaaaaattgtagattttgatatatattttcagTAGAAACTGCAAAACTTGTTGTAAAGCTCTTTGATTCCTAGTTATAAAAAGGATTACTTTTTAGGAGCTAGCTAGGGTTGTATTTTCCGAAAACATTTTTCTATATATTGCATGATTTTCAATCACAGGGAggatatgttattttatattataatttatgtttatataatttGTGTGTTGCACGTGTATTCTTACATATGGCATATGATCTGTTACAGATTGCTCCTGCCAATTTAGATGCTGTGTTAAGTTTACATCCTGAAATAGTTGATGTTGCTGTTACAGGGTAAGTATGAACTCTATGAAACATACACACTGACACAGCATATATATCAAATGAAGTTAAATATGAAAACTTACGAAAAGgtctaaaatgataattaagatttatatattcttGTATATTCATCTTCATATAATAATGAgcctaaatattattttttaatattttatgttactttaaactaatttttctgaatatttcaacaatataattattttttataatactagCGTCCTTGAAGTGTACTGTTCATCCATATAGGGGTATCAAATCAAGTCTTTTGACCCGTATAGAATTGTCAGCCCAATAAACTTTTTACTGTGACTCCAATGAGGAGTGACAAACATGTGTCGTATGAGTTTTGGGAAAGTGCCGGTGTCAGAAACATGTTCAACACTCCGATACCTTAAGCAAGAGAAGTGTCCTTGTTCCATAGCTCTCACTTGCCCTAGATTTGTGTCCTGCATTTATAGTTGGTGGCTACCTTGTTTGTtggctttatttgtttttttgaatGATTCATTTTTCTACATGTGTTTCTTTGTGTGCATAATCATTTTCCATTTCAGTGCAATGGATGAAGAAACTGGGGAGATGCCAGCAGCATTGGTGGTCAGGAAGGTTGGAAGTGTGCTGTCTCCAAAGCGTATTATGGACTTTGTTGCTGAGCTGGTTCGTTCTGATAAGACAAACTTTAAGTGctataatatttgaattcacATTGACTCCTCTGAATCAATGCCCTAGAGTTTATAGCCATAGGAATGCTTTTTCCACTTTTCATAAGCATTTATGCATCATGATCAAGGTGTCTGTTGCATCAGCTAGCTACCGTTGGAattatgttattgtttagcTACCAAGACTTTTTGTCATTTGTAACTCTTCTGTGGCTGGTTGCTCCATATAAGAAGGTTAGGAAGGTTTTCTTCACTGACAAGATACCAAGGTCTGCCACTGGGAAGATCCTACGAAAGCAGCTGAGCAATTGCTCGACTTCTAAactataatgcatttttttaGGACTTGCCTCAAATGTAATATTGAAAAATTACCAGGACAATTTTGGAAAGTAGGTTATTTTAAGTCAATTTGTTGagtgaatgttttttttaacaacacaGTATAAGATATATTTGTTGATTGAATGTATTCATACATGCTTTATGAGGGCTACTAAAGGATTGGAGAACACTATGTCATGATATCACAATCCCCAGAAATTTCTGCCCTGCACTGCATATCTCCTAATAAAGTAATACTCatgctgtttttttttactagtcaTCGTTGTATCCTATGTTAAATCAATTTCTGAAAGAGTAATGGAACGATTTCAATGCTTTCAATCATAGAAAAAGAGAGGGACTTAATACATGAAggatagtgtaatcaattagcCAACTAAAAGCAATACAATAAATAACTGAGAGCATGTTTGAAACTCCGTTGGACCCCAACACACTTGTTGTCCTAGCTTATTTCCACCCATACGCTCCAATGACAAATGAGTGATTCAAATCTAAATTAATTGCCAAAACCTCTAATAATGTGCTCCCTAATAACCTAACTAACTAACGGAGTTTCAACACttgtaaatcaatttaaataatattagcaAACTTTGTTAATATTAGGGGTAAGATTTTAGATTTCTTTGGTGCTTGATGTGTTTCAAACCTAATGTTTTTTCACTCGATTATAAGTATAACAAGGCAAACTTAGGAATAGTTGTtcgaaactaaaaaatatttatttatgatacattttagtgatataaaaataaatatctatcttatGTACTACATAAATTaaagtattatttattaatttatcaatataatatattataaaattaaaattaacttatattatattatatatatacaatattaaaatacataatattaatgtaaatataatattatgctatataaaatattatttataaagttaacaatttttattgttaatactattattaaaaaataatttttaaaacaaatataagacCTATACTAGATACTGATAAAAATGACcttgtattaaattaaatgcttttttttaatgaaattaaatatttgtttgagtTTACATTCCAAACATACTTAGTAgtacttttgttttttaaatataagatttttttaaaaaaattatttcttcatttttataagattttttttatgttgtcttttgtattaaatatttatttatttttatcaaaatatcctTAACTACTTTACAATAAGTGttatgaattaaaaagataGATTGGATTCTCTCTTTTATAAGGATTAGAAAAGAAGTCTAACATATATTAGTTAATTGATTACGTAGAAATTaaatagaaagagaaagataataagttgaataattttaaggataattttaaaaaataatataaattactaacaaatttaatattatcaactaaattaaataaccttcttaaataatattaattaattaaacgagtcttatatttatatttagtaaCTACAATttattatgtgtatttttttgaaACCAGAATCATCCTTGagtttattttgtgtttgaaggatgcctttttttttcaaaaaaaaaaaatccaccaaaaaagaagaagaagcatccTTTAGGTGACAATCATAATTCTTTGAGGTAAAAGAGATCTCCTCTAATAAGTAATTAATACTCACGGATTCAATAATTAAACAAGAGGAATAATTATATGCGAATCATACAACACGCTATATTAATCTTGCGTCAATAAATACGTGAAAGCTACTCTAACACCAACACGTGGattcaatttgatttcaaaagtgaAACCTAACATACACgtcctgaaaaatgaaaatatacgTCTTCTAAATCCTTTCAAAACTCCTGTAAAAGAAAATCCTTTCAAAAACTAAGTGCGTGTTTGCATAAGTAAGGCAAAAATtccttataaataaaattgattttaaaataatttgatttatgtttaaacattttttattatgaaatcaagttaataaaaaattcaacataaaaATTTCGATTCAAcacaaaatttatctaaaattgtttcaattcaaaattaattttaaattcttaattaattgtttaaccAAAACCTTGTAAAAAATTTACCCATGTAATTCAAAGTGATTATGTACAGGTAACAGTACCAaacaatcaattatttttattcgaGTATTTATGTCTCCATACAACGGAAATCAACTTTCAGTTTTCATGGCAGAAACTTGTCCACATTCTTCGAATTTTGTCTTTTTCTGTTCTCAATAATTAATCATAGTCCTTCTTCGATccttatgaaaaaagaaaaagaaaaaaaaatcattccttTTGCGCACTCAACACGTAAAAATTACACTCATCCGAGGTATCGGGGTCACAATTCATAGTTGTTAGCAAATGGGTACCTCGGAAAGTTGCAAAAGTGAAGAACTTTGCACAGAACTACTCGAATTCCAAACTGGGGACACTTCCACTGAGTCTGTGATTCAAACTTTCCGTCTTCTAGTATATGGAGTGCTACATTGGGTTGTTTCACTAGGCCTCATTCTGGCCATTGACTTTCTCTTGAAGAAAGCCTTCGTAGCAGCTTCTATTGAGTTCCCCAGTGCCCTGTTTGGGATGTTCTGCATTTTCTCTGTTTTGATTATACTTAATTATGCTATACCTTCTGCTGCTATGGCCTTGATGAAGTTTTTTGAACCAGGGATTATGTTCATTCAGAGATGGCTCCCTTTGTTCTATGTTCCATATTTGGTTGTGCTACCCCTTTCTCTTAAAGATATTTCTCCTTCTTCTGCCATCAAAATTTGCCTTATTGTAGGTATGGATTACTGGACAAGCTCTTGTTTCTTATGATGATGGTGCCAGTGTGTTTGTGTAATTAAGTTTATGCTtcaatttggataaatttctccaTAAACAAGGCAAAATGAATTGAGTTCTTCTCATAAGctaaaatcaaatcaagttATGCATCTTAGCTTTTGGACAAGTTAAAAGGAGAGATCTTCTATTCATTTTACCGTCTTAATTTCTTTTCCTCTATATAAGGATTTAtggagaaatttatccaaatatgGCCTAAATGTTTGTTACAATTTCATGATTCGAGACTTATTAACCTTGTGTTGTGCAGTTGGAGGATGGCTGGCTACACTTTGTGTGACTGGTTTGACAGCTATAGGTGTAAGGAAAGCTGTGAAGACAGAATTGATAGACGCTGAACCTATGGAGAAGCCATCTCCATTTTCTTCTAGTGAATTGTGGGCATGGACTGGGATTTTCCTCATATCGTTTGTTGCTTCATTAGTTTATCCAACAGCACTGGGAACACGAGCCAGAACGTATCTTCCATTCTTGCTTGCATCCACGGTGTTAGGCTACATGATTGGTTCCAGGTAAAGGTTCCTTTTCATCACTGCATAGTGCATATAAcattgaaaattactgtttaCATGGCTTGTTCTGGGgacaattactttttttttttaagattgatATGGAGCAAAAAAGTGCAATATTCTCATGGAACATGATATTTAGCATTTTATGAGAACACTATAGTTTTGCCTTTTCTTACTATTTTGTTTTCAGATTGCCATCAAGCGTGAAGAAGGTCCTCCACCCAATAATTTGCTGTGCGGCATCTGCAGAACTAACAGCAGTTGTTTTTGGGTTTCTTTCCAAGTCAGGGCTTGATCCTGTTCTgggtataaattataatttgaagttAAATAGGAAACTCACTATATTGTATAAGAGCTTGTTTGTTATAGATATTaacaaggttatcaaactcgagaaTTTACGTAAATTCGTGAGAGTTTTATAAATTCGATTAGTGACTTAACTTGTAAACTCATAAGAATttactttatataaaaataataataaaatatttataaataagatactaattaaataaagtaaaatagtaaattataatattcagaatatttaaataaccaagtctaaTAATCACTACCAGATAATAACTTGTATATGTTATAGTAGGGGTAGctcattttcatattattaaagAACAcatgtttgatattattaaaggtgagaattttGTATATGAGAATAATACATTAATTGAAGGTATGATGAATgctataaagataaaaaactaaaaaaatgacttacattttggtctaatttttttaacttctaccgagtttacttagagttCATAGAGTTTGcctaaaaaagaatttattcaaGAGTCAACTCGCAGAGGATAAATGAACTCGTAAACTCgtaaaatttagttaattaactcgagagtttgataatcatgaatattaatattaatggttgc
It contains:
- the LOC100807656 gene encoding plastidal glycolate/glycerate translocator 1, chloroplastic, whose protein sequence is MGTSESCKSEELCTELLEFQTGDTSTESVIQTFRLLVYGVLHWVVSLGLILAIDFLLKKAFVAASIEFPSALFGMFCIFSVLIILNYAIPSAAMALMKFFEPGIMFIQRWLPLFYVPYLVVLPLSLKDISPSSAIKICLIVVGGWLATLCVTGLTAIGVRKAVKTELIDAEPMEKPSPFSSSELWAWTGIFLISFVASLVYPTALGTRARTYLPFLLASTVLGYMIGSRLPSSVKKVLHPIICCAASAELTAVVFGFLSKSGLDPVLGYYLTNSSSDPGAGDILMGFLGSVILSFAFSMFKQRKLVQRHAAEIFTSVIISSLFSLYSTALVGRLVALEPSLTVSILPRCITVALALSIVSFFEGANASVTAAAVVVTGLVGANFVQATLDKLRLRDPIARGIATASSCHGLGTAALSAKEPEALPFCAIAYALTGIFGSILCSIPAVRQSLLAVIG